From the uncultured Methanomethylovorans sp. genome, the window CATGTTTTCTGTAACTTCTACTTCTTTTTCGCATCTATCTTATAAATTTTATCACCATGCCTCAGAATTCTAAATATATTTTAAAGTATCTCTCTACATGCCGATAAATATAAGAAGGCTTAAGTAGTGCGACTTATTATCTAAAAAGAATACGTATCTTATATCTAAGCATGCATATGATGGCTAATTTCGAACAAACATAATTAATTAATTCTCATATGTCTGGGTATTAAGCATTGTAAATTGCTTTAAACAAAACACTGGTAATTAAAGCACACAAAGTGTATCGCAAAAAAAGAAATGGGTAGGAGAGAAATGAATTCAGTTTATGCTATTGTTGTTGGTATCCTGTTAGGGATAATGATATTTGCCCTGAAAACAGGTGTAGGGTGCGGTTTTTCCAATATCCGCAGAAGAGATATCTTGATCATTGCTTCAAGTTATTTTGTCATTTCCGTAATACTTGGCAGCCTGATAGGACTGGTGGATCAATCCAATCTTGATAAAATAACTAGTCTGGGTATGACCTTACATGTGATTGTGGCACTGCTCCTTATAGGTGCGGGAATCTACACCCAAAAAAAATGGTCATGCGGCCATGATGTGTCAAAGCGCACTTTCCTTTTTATCTCAGTACCATGTCCGGTATGTCTTACCGCTCTTTTTCTGTCCTGCATGATACTTGCTTCCACTCTTGCGTGGAGTGGGTTCAGGATCGGAGCCTTGGTTGGATTTGTCTTTTTTATCACAGTTGTAACTTCAAGCTGGATATTCCGTAAAATGCATCGTACTCCAGAGGACCTTGGGGCTGTGATGATGTTCCTTGGCATATTCTATTTGCTTGGTTCCATGCTTGTGCCAGCTTACATAAAATCCAAGCAAGTAGCTGCATCTAATATAGGAGGAGAAATTGACTTACTTCCTCTGTTATTAATGGGAGTTGTTGTTGGTTGTGGATTTTTAATTCATACTTTGAAGGTGAGACAAAATGAGTTTCTTTGATGTAACAAACAATATAATGAATACTATTTCAAATTCATTACTATTTCCAGTAATTTTCGTGTTGGTATTGTTATCTTTTGTAGCCTTACTCTTAGTAGGAGAGTTTCTTTCAGAATATGCAAAGAGAAATAGGGATGTTAAAAATCTCGAAAGTACATGTTCTGAAGTGCAGAACAATGTACAGCATGCCAATTACAAAGCAGCAGCAGATGCTCTAAGAAGGATTAAGCAAAACTTCATTGTAACAAACTTTGCGCATGCTGCAGCTGAACATATGGAAAAAAACAGAATTGCTGCCATAGAATGGCTTTCACAGGAATATGAGATCAAGATGGCAAAGAAACTTGAGTTTACTCGTATCATCACAACCATCGGTCCAATGTTAGGACTTATGGGTACTCTCATTCCTATGGGACCTGCACTTGTGGCTCTAGCAGGAGGGGATCTATTAACCCTGGCTCATAATCTGATGATAGCTTTTGCAACTACAGTTGTCGGGATTTTTGTCAGTGGTATCGCTTATATCTTGACTCAAATACGAAAGAGGTGGTATTGGCAGGATATGGCGGATATTGATTACATCCTTGATACTATTGAGGTAAAAGCATGAGGCAAAGGCGTTATAGGCGGACAGGCCTGTTGAGGGATGAAGAGGAACGTAATCCTTTGGAAGGGGTTGCAAACCTTTTTGATACTGCAATGGTGTTTGCAGTAGCTCTTATGCTGGCATTGTTGATGTCATACAATTTGACTGACTTACTCAATCCTACGGAAAGTACGACCATTGTTAAAAATCCTGGACAGAAAGATATGCAGATCATCGTAAAGGAGGAAGGCAAGCCCATCGAAGTGATGAACCTCACTGACCAGATCGGAGGAGGATCGGGTGACGTTCTTGGCACTGCATACAAACTGGCTGATGGAAGAGTGGTATATGTACCTGATAGTGGAAATGAGACATCTACTACTTAATTTGTAATAGTGGAGTAAAAAACAGGACGTGAATTGCAGTGAGCACTTCGGTACCGCCGCCAAGCAATGTATCCAAAGTGCTCAGCACACGTTATCGGAGGATAACATGCAACGAAAATATGTATTTGCATTAGTATTAAGTGTATTGTTGCTAGCATCGCTAACGACAGTGGTATCGGCAGCCGGAAACAAAGTAAATATTACGTATATTGGATACAATCCAAGCGATGCATTGCAATCTGCAAGCCAGGCAAACGTGTATAGTCAATATATAGACTACACATATATTCCGGCATACAATGATTCATATTATGCAAGCAATGAACTGCTCTCTGCTGTAGAAAGCGGATTTTTGGAAAAACAGGATATAATATTCTGTGATATGGTTGGTAGCAAGGTCTACGTTTCTAACAACGGAGCAGTGAATGCTAGTTTGCAGGCAGCACACGACAGCGGAACCTCTTTGTTAAGCATACGTACAAGCAGTGCTCCATCGTATTTTGATTATTCTTCAGATGGCAAGGGTAACGATACCATCTGCACATACTACAACAGCATGGGAACAACAGGTGAAGGGCTTGCAAATGCAGAGAACTTACTAATATATCTTGCAACAGAATACGGCAGTCTTTCTGAGCTTATAGATACTGCAGATACCTCAACGGATAGCAGTTCAGCCGATAATAGTACAACTACCGGTAGCTCAACTGGAACTGGCGATGTGAAGTTCCTGTTCGTTCTTGGTACTGATTTTAACACTGCTGCCCTAAATAGTGCTGCAGCTGAATCAGATATATCTTCGCAATTAAGTACAACAGTTATCTCTAAGAGTGAAACAGTACCAGCAGATTTTGATTTCTCAGGATACTCAATGATATTCATTGAATCACAGCCTGAATCCACTTTAGGAAATTGGAATGCCAGCATAAATGCTGCAAAAGCCAATGGTGCAATGGTCATCGGTTACAACCTTTCTGATAATATTACTCTGCCAAATGTAGACCTCTATTCTGCCAATTACACTAATATCGAAAGGTATTGGGTGCAGGGTGGAGAGGCAAACATGGGTAACATGCTCAGGTTCATGGGCCAGAAGTTTTCAGGTGCCTTTGCAGGACAAACAGTTGCTGAAGCAGAGATCTTGCAAAAGAAAGTGAATGTTACTTACATCATCAATTCAGATACCAGTGTGTATTATCTGAACCAAGTGCTTGCTGAAAGAGCAGTGATCACAGACAGGTTCAATGTTAATGTGATGACAGCCGCCGAGGCCATAAACAGTTCCAAGGATATTGCCAATGAAGATGTTATCATGTTATACATGGTAGGGGCTAATGAACTTCCGGAGTTGAAGGATAGGCTTCTTGCTGCAAAGAATAACGGTGCTCAGATTGGAATGTTTGGTATGCTATCCGATGTATATGGTATAGCAACTATTGACATGTCTGTTTCTCCATACGCTGCAATGACAGATTATCTATATAATGACGGTTACGACAATATGGAGAACTGGATTCGTTGTATCGGAGCTACTCTTGAGAACGTCTATATTGAATATTCTTCTGCAGATGAGCCAGCTATTCCGGACGATGGTATCTATCATCCGGATGCATTCCCAAGAATCTTTTCAAATAGTACTGAATATCTGGAATGGTATGCAGATCACGGCTATAATGCATCAGCTCCTACTATTGGAATAATCGGTAACAAACTTGGTAAAACTTCTATTGAATATAATACAGAAGATGCCATTATAAGGGAACTTGAGTCAAAGGGATGCAATGTAATCTACACTACTTACTCTGTATGTACGGATGATGTGGATTATTTTACCAAGGATGGCAAAGTGATTGTTGACTCTATTATTTCATTGAAAGGTTTCTATCTTAACTATGATGACCATGAAAAGGGAATAGAATATCTGGAAAAGTACAATGTGCCCGTAATTAAAGGAATAGAAGATTATTACCAGACACCGGATGAATACAATGAAAGTGTACTGGGATTAAGTACTGCTTCTATTCCCTATCAGGTTACACAGCCTGAAATAGACGGCCTCACAGATTATATTTGGGTTGCTGGAAGGGTAAAGGATGAGGAAACACAACAGTATTATTATGAGCCACTTACTTCTCAGGTTGAATGGATATGTGGCAGAGCCATAGCATGGGCGGATCTTGGCAGAAAGGAAAATGCTGATAAGAAAATCACCATCCTCTATTACAACCATGAGGGCGGTAAGAACAATATTGGTGCCAGTTACCTCGATATTGGTTCAAGTTTTACTTTGCTGCTGGACAATATGAAGGCAGCAGGCTATAACATAGGCAATGGAAGTATTCCAAATGGCAGCGAGTTTATTGATCTTTTCATTGAAAGCAGGAATGTTGGTACATGGGCACCCGGAGAACTTGAAAAAGTCGTGCAATCAGGCTATGTAACCCTTCTTCCCGTGGATGAATATCTTGAATGGTATAACACATTGCCAAAGAGTGTGCGTACTGAAGTAGAGGATACATGGGGAAAAGCACCTGGCGATGTCATGACGTATGAGAATTCAAGTGGAGAGTACTTTGTAATACCAACTATCCAGCTCGGAAACGTCAATTTTGTGCCTCAACCAATGAGAGCAATACTTTCTGATGAATCACTTATCTACCATAATTCTTCTATACCGCCTACACACCAGTATCTTGCGACATATTTCTGGATCAATAACGTTTATGATGCAGATGCAATGATTCACTTTGGTACGCATGGTACACAGGAATGGCTCCCAGGAAATGAAGTAGGGTTGTGGAGGTATGATTATCCGTCTATCATGGTGGCTGAGACACCTGTCATTTACCCGTATATCATGGATAACGTAGGTGAAGGCACACAGGCTAAGCGCCGTGGTGATGCAGTCATAATAGATCATCTTACACCGCCGATCATTGAAGCAGGCCTTTATGGTGATCTTGCTACGATGAGTGAGAAGATCCAGAATTATCAGGATGCAAAGAGTGATGATGAAACTGCAATGATGTCTCTCTACCGTAACAGCACGATAGAACTTTACGGTAATCTCAGTCTATCAGAGGATCTGGAAGTCTCAACTGGTGAACTGTATAATATGACAGATGATGACTTTGATAATTTCCTTGATAGTGTGTTAGAAGGTTATCTTGAAGATATGAAATCGGAACTCATACCTTATGGTCTTCATGTCTTTGGTGTGGCACCGGAAGGAAATAAGCTTGTCTGTATGGTAAAGTCCATGTTAGGTGATGACTTCAGTGACCATATATACAATATGCTGGACAAAGACAACGGAACTGAGGATGACTGGAAAGCAGAAGCAGATTCAGATGCTATATTGCTTTTGAATGCAACAGTCTTAAATGAAACGAATATTTCGACTGCTCAAGTCAATGTTCTTGGTCTTACTAATACTAATATTACCTCTGACCTTGAACTGGCAACTAAATATGCCTATAATCTGTCTCTGACAACACGTGAGATTAACCAAACATTGAGCGCACTTAACGCAAAATATATAGAACCAGGTACTGGAAATGATCCAATACTCAATCCAGATGCATTACCCACAGGTAAGAACTTCTATAGCTTTGATCAGAGGACCATTCCTGATGAAGAGACAGAAGCAATGGGATCTGCTATTATAGATGATTGGCTTGAAACCAATTATGCAGCTAATGGCACATATCCTAACAAGGTAGCTTTTGTAATGTGGTCTGTTGAAACGATGCGCCATGAAGGTCTAATGGAAGCAGAAATTTATTCTCTTCTAGGTGTGAAATTAGAGAGAACGAGTGGAAGAATTACTGGATTTACAGTGATCCCGCAGGAGGAGATGACACATCCGAGAATAGATGTCTTGCTCACAACATCAGGGCTTTATCGGGATACTTTCCCATATCAGGTAGAACTGCTGGATAAAGCAGTACGCATGGTTGCGCAGCTCAATGAAACAAATGAGACGAACTATGTAAGGTGGAATTCATTAAAAATAGAAGATGCAATGCTGGCAAGTGGGTACAATGAAAGCGTTGCACACAATATCTCTATGTCTAGGGTGTTCAGCGAAGCTGCAGGTACATATGGTACGGGTGTTACTGAAGCTGTAGAGGCAAGCAATACATGGGATAATTCTTCTGAAGTTGCTGACCTGTACATATCCAGGATGTCGAATGTTTATGGGGCAGATGTATGGGGTGTTAATTATGAGGATGTGTTCAAGCTGAATCTTGGAAATGTGGATGCAGCCATACATAGTGACACTTCAAACCTTTATGGTCTCATCGACAATGATGACTATTACTCCTACTTCGGAGCACTTGGACTTGCTGTAAAATCTATATCAGGTGAATCGCCTTCAATGTACATAGCCGATCTTACAAGCATGGATAACCCGGAGATCATCACGCTTGGAGAAGCTTTCAGTGCTGAGCTGACTGCAAGGTATCTTAATCCTAACTGGATTACCGGTATGATGGAATATGATTATGCAGGTGCCAGGGAGATGATGAAAACCGTAGAATATATGTGGGGATGGGAAGCAACTACTCCTGACCTGGTAACGGATTCAGACTGGAACAAGATGTATGAAACTTACATCCAGGATTCACAAAACCTTGGGCTGGATGAATTCCTTAAAGAAAATGCATATCAGTATCAGTCTATTACAGGAAGAATGCTTGAAACAATAAGGAAGGGTTCATGGGATGCATCTGATGAAGTGGTCCAAGATCTTGTGAAAGAATATGTAGATTCCGTAGTTGAAAATGGTGTTACGTGTTGTCACCATACATGCGGTAATCCCCTGCTGGATGAATACATACAGGGTGTAATGTCTGTTCCAGGTGTGGTGGACGAAGAAACAGCAGCAGAATACAAGAAACTCATGGAAGAAGCGACCACTGCAACTGATACTCAGAGCAGTTCCAGTCACAGCAGCAGTAGTTCCAATGACAAAGAACTGAAAATTACCAATCAAGCTGCAAGTTCCGAATCAAACCAGACTACTAATTCACAGGTAGGCGCAGGTGCAGATCTCAGTAAGCAGGCACCTGAAACATCCAAGTCTACCCCTGATAATTATGTCGAAGGCTATGAGATGACAAAGGAAACTGTTTCTCAACCTGAAAGTAACAATAGTCCTACATTCTCAGGTTCGGATTTAGTTGCCTTTTTATTGGTAGCAGGTGCAGCAGGTGCAGTGTTCCTTGGATTCATGAGAAAGAAGAAAATCTGATAAAGGCAATTTCTTTTTGATGCCTCTCTGAATTATATAAGTATGAATGAAGTATAAACCGAAGAGCAGAACACTAATTGGATATGCCAATTTATTTAGTGAGTGTTCTGCTGCACTCGGTTAATTATTATTCAAAATTGTTTTCATATTTCTTCTTGTTATTAATCTATTAATATGAAAAATAAAATATAATTTAAGATTACTTACTTAAACTCTTATGACATACCCCAGAAAGTATATTGATTACACATTGATCTTTCTTTTGGGAAGATCCTTCACAACTATTTATGGTTAAGGGGTACAATGAACTGTAGAGGACAGATTCAGCAACTGATTAATTTTGCAGTAATTTTACTAATTTCAGGTATAGTCTTATTTGGTTCTTTGTCTGTAGCAATTGGAGAGGAGAACACAAATAATAAAAATCAGGTAGAAAACACAACTGTAATTGACAATTCAAATCTGACTGAAGAACAGCAAAAAATAAGTAGTGGCCTTCTCGGTCTGACTATGGATGCGAATTCAGTAACAAATGTTTATACCAATTCTGTCGGGTCTTCAACGGATGTAGTAAACCAATCCGGACAGCAGCTTGTATTTGTATATGTCAGTCTGTTGCAAGGTGAAGAAACATCTGTAATAGATCCCTATGTATGGAATATTACCAGCAGAGATGAAGAAAATTCAGTTGTTGCTGCTTGGGTAGACGTAAGCAGGCTAGAAGAAATTGCCTCTCTTGAACAAGTCCGCAATATAAGAACAGTTGTACAGCCAGTGGTCAACATTGGTTCTGCTACTACTGCAGGAGATGCCATTCATAGGACAGATGTTGTGAGATCGGGCTACTCTCAAAACGGTGCTGGCATAAAGATAGGGGTAATTTCTAATGGTGTGGATGCTATTTCTAAAGCTCAGGCTTCAGGGGACCTACCTTCAGATGTCAAAGTACTGAGTAACAGTGTTGGGGGTAATGAGGGTATTGCCATGATGGAGATCATCTATGACATGGCACCCGGCGCAAAATTATACTTCCACGATCACGGAAGTAGTGTATACGAATTCAATAATGCCATAGATGAATTAATAGCCGCAGGCTGTACCATTATAGTGGATGATATTACTTGGCCAGATGAGCCATTCTTTGAAGATGGAGTCGTGGCCCAACATGTTGCTGAAGTAATAGCAAATAACAATATTGTCTACATATCTTCTGCAGGTAACTCAGGGGGGAGGCATTACCAGGGCCTATTTGAAGATGCTGGTACTGGTTATCATGACAAGATATTCACTCTTCCTGCAGGTTCTTCTTACCAGCTGTTCCTTCAATGGGACGATCAGTTTGGTTCTTCTGCCAATGATTACGATCTTTATGTAATGGATAAGTCTGGAACCACAATCGCTTATTCCGCAAACACCCAGAATGGTAATAGTGATCCTTTAGAATGGACTGTTACTCCATATCTTACAGAACCAGCTTATATAAAGATTAAAAATCGGGACGGTACTGCACAGCAGCGTACTCTTGAAATGTTCATATATCCAACTTCTGCTGTAAGCTTAGATAAAACTAATCTTACTTCCGCAGATTCTATATTTGGTCATCCGGCAGTAACAGATGCTATTGCCGTAGCAGCAATATCTGCCAATGATCAGGGTCATGATCAAGTAGAGTCATATTCATCACGAGGTCCTGTAACTATTGCCTATCCTACTTCCACTACAAGACAGAAACCAGATCTGGCGGGTGTTGACCGTGTAGCTGTTAGCGGAGCGGGCAATTTTGGTACTATTTTCTCCGGGACCAGTGCATCAGCACCCCATATAGCAGCAGTGGCTGCACAGATTTGGGGATACGATAAAGACATGTCAGCTGCCGAAGTACGCAGCATATTATATGAAAGTGCTGAGGATGTAGAATCTTCCGGTTTTGATTATCTTTCAGGATATGGGAGGGTGGATGCACTTAACGTTTTCACAAGGTATGTTAATCGTGCTCCTATACTTGCAGCTGTTGAAGATCAGGAACTAAATGAAACAGAATCAATAGAAATTAATCTCATTGCTACTGACATGGATGGGGATGATCTTACATATTCTACAGACGCTTCATTTGGTACTCTCACAGGTAACGTATTTTCATGGACTCCCACATATGACGATGCGGGAACCTATACTGTCCAATTTTCAGTAACAGATGGGAAGTACACAACTTCTAAAACGGCAACCATCAAGGTAAATAATGTGGACAGGGCACCGGAACTTGAGTTTATCGATAACAAGGCGATAGACGAGAATAGTCTTCTGGAATTTACCGTTTCTGCTAATGATCCAGATGGCGATACAGTTGCATACTCAGTAGCTGGTTTGCCTTCAGGTGCTGTATTTGATGCTAACACAAGGTTGTTCAGTTGGACTCCATCCACTGAGGCTGCCGGAAACTATCAAGTAACATTCACTGCAGAGGCCAATGGTCTTAGTGACTCGGAATCAATTACAATTACAGTTGGTGATATTGGTAGTGCACCACAACTTGATCCTATTGGCAACAAAAATCTGAATGAAAATGAACTGCTTGAATTTGTTGTTTCGGCTACTGACCCTGAAGGCGATGCAATTACATATTCTACTGCAGGTTTGCCGGAGGGGGCTACATTTGATGCCAACACAAGAGCATTCAGCTGGAGGCCAGATTACAATGATTCTGGTTCTTATTCCATAGATTTTGTTGCAGAAGCAGGTAATCTCACAGATTCTGAAACAGTTACCATCACTGTGAACAATGTTGACCGAGAACCGGAAATGAGTGCTATAGGTAACAAAGTGGTAAACGAGAATGAGTCACTTAGTTTCATGATCTCAGCTACAGACATTGACAACGATCCAATTTCATATTTGGCTGTGAACTTGCCCGCTGGAGCCAGTCTTAACAATGTAACAGGTGAATTCAACTGGGTTCCTACTTACAGTGATTCAGGCGAATATAATGTGGTGTTCATAGCGGCATCCAATGGTCTGATTAAATCGGAAAATGTATTAATCACAGTTCATAATGTGGACCGAGCACCGGAATTTGCGGCCATAAGTGATAAAGAAGCAGATGAAAATCAGCTTTTGACCTTCAATATTTCAGCTACGGATGAGGATGGAGACATTGTTAGTTATTCATCAGACTCTCTTCCCGAGGGTGCAGAGTTGGATAGTGAAACCGGTGATTTCAGCTGGACACCGGATGCTGCAGGAAATTATAATATAACTTTCATTGCAGAGTCTAACGGCCTCAAAGATTCTGAAACCATAACAATTAATGTACTTGATTCTGCACCACTTATCTCCAATCTTGAAGAGAAAGATGCAAATTCAAACTCTATAACTTTAGCATGGACAAGTTCTTCGGATGTATCTTTAGTTGAAGTGTATAGAAACAGCACTATTATTGGAAATGTGACCGGATCTGTATCTCAATACGTAGATCGGAATTTGAATAGTGATACTACATATGAATATTCTTTAGTGCCTTATGATGTCAGCGGAAACAAAGGTACTGCAATAAGCATTACTCTCCACACTTCCTCTTTATCATCTAGTAACAGTGGAAGTGGAGGAAGTAGTACGAGTAGTAGCAGCACATCCAAGAAGAGTAGTGGTAGCGGTGGTGGAGGCGGCAGTTCAGGCAGTACTGAGGCCTATGAAAATATTGCAGTGAAAGATGTTGCCACCGAATACTTGGGAATAGATTCCAATGTCACTTATGAGTTCAATGGAGAGGGTAACGACATCCTTGCAATTACTTTCCATTCTCTTAAGAATTCAGGTGAGATCACTTCTACTATTGAGGTACTTAATAACAAATCAAAGTCAGTTAATAGCGAGCCAGAAGGTATTATATATAAGTATTTGAATATATGGATTGGCAAATCTGGTTTTGCTACAGCCTCTAACATAGAGGATGCAAGGATCAAATTCAGAGTTTCTAACTCATGGATTGAAGAAATGGGTGTAAGTTCTGAAAATATAAGATTAGAGAGATACAATGGAGCTGAATGGGAAGTACTGCCCACCAAATTTGAAAGCAGGACCACGGACTATTCAATATTTGAATCAACTACGCCTGGATTTTCTCCATTTGTCATTATAGCTGAAAAAGTTCTGGCTGCCCCTGTAAGTAGTGATGCAGAGTCAGAGCCTACTCAGATCGAAAATACCGGTCCGATAGAAAGTCAACCTGAAAAGTCCAACATATGGACAATTGTAATATCCATGCTTGCAATCGCATTGCTTGTTATTGGATATTCCTATATGAAGAACCGAAATAATTAATTCGGTACCCCTGTGCGCATGCACAGGGGGTCAAAAGTAACGAAGATTGACATAAATCAGAATGTCGGAGAAGTATACAAATTCTTACAATAATCAAAATCCTCTGCATTGAGGAGCTGGTGATAAAAGTGCAAATCAAAGTAAGTAGATCAGTCCATTTTGGGTTGATGTTGTTAATTTTGATAGCAGCAACTGGAATCTGTTCTGCAGCTAACGTAAATGTGGATCTCGTTAGTCAGTTCAGTGAGGATATTTCAGATGTTGCTGTGGATGGAAGTTATGCATATGTAGGCCAAGGCGAGAACTTTGTTATACTTGATATAACCGATATTACGAATATTTTCGAGGTAGGCAGGATCACTGCCCCTTCAGACATAGAAGGTATTGCGGTATCAGGTACTAATGCATACTTGGCTGATGGGGAAAGTGGCATTGTTGTCCTTGATGTTAGTACTCCTTCATCTCCCGCCATTTTAGGCAGTTATGCTACAGAGTATTCAATTCTTGATGTTTCTGTATCAGGCAATTATGTTTATGCAGCTGATAGTAGCAATCTTATTATTGTAGATGTCACTAATCCTTCCTCTCCAACCCTTGTAGGAAGTTATGATACTATTGGTTCTGCAAATGGTGTTGCAATTTCAGGAAATTATGCTTACGTATCCGATGATAGCAAAGCTATTTTTGATGGCAGCAATGGTCTTTCTATTATAGACGTTTCAAATCCATCTTCACCAAGTCTTGTAGGAACTTATGATAGTATTTATGCATATGATGCATTTGTATCGGGTAACTATGCATATGTGGCCGATTCGAATGGTCTTGCTATTTTGGACGTAAGTAATCCATCATCACCGACTCTTGCTGGAAGCTATTCCGGTAATGGGGATTCAAATGCTGTCGAAGTTTCAGGTAATTATGCATATTTGATTGATTCTGGGGGTCTTGTGATCCTGGACATTAGTAATCCTGTTTCTCTTCTTAATATGGGAAGTTACGGTGAAGATTATGCAGCTGATGTTAGTGTGTCGGATGGTTATGCATTTGTGGCTGATTACAGTAATGGTCTTGTTATTGTTAAGCTGGGAAGTGCATCCGGAACTGCTGTTTCGGGGGATAATTCTACAGCACCTGAAGAAGAGACAGACGAAAGACCTTCTATTTCAGAAATAGGAGATAAATCAGTCAATGTGAATGAATTGCTGGAATTCATGATTTCGGCGACATCTCCGGATGGTAGTGAGATTACATACTCTGCAAGGGGTTTGCCAACTGGAGCAACTCTTGATAAAACCGCAGGTGCTTTCAGCTGGGTTCCCGATACTGCCGGTAGTTATATTGTCACATTTGATGCAGAATCTAACGGCCTTACTGATTCTGAGACTATAACTATTATCGTTTCTGGCTCAGGCGTTAGTTCAGAAGGGTCAGATATTTCAGAGCTTTCGGGGAAGGACATTAGTTCAAATTCCA encodes:
- a CDS encoding putative Ig domain-containing protein; this translates as MNCRGQIQQLINFAVILLISGIVLFGSLSVAIGEENTNNKNQVENTTVIDNSNLTEEQQKISSGLLGLTMDANSVTNVYTNSVGSSTDVVNQSGQQLVFVYVSLLQGEETSVIDPYVWNITSRDEENSVVAAWVDVSRLEEIASLEQVRNIRTVVQPVVNIGSATTAGDAIHRTDVVRSGYSQNGAGIKIGVISNGVDAISKAQASGDLPSDVKVLSNSVGGNEGIAMMEIIYDMAPGAKLYFHDHGSSVYEFNNAIDELIAAGCTIIVDDITWPDEPFFEDGVVAQHVAEVIANNNIVYISSAGNSGGRHYQGLFEDAGTGYHDKIFTLPAGSSYQLFLQWDDQFGSSANDYDLYVMDKSGTTIAYSANTQNGNSDPLEWTVTPYLTEPAYIKIKNRDGTAQQRTLEMFIYPTSAVSLDKTNLTSADSIFGHPAVTDAIAVAAISANDQGHDQVESYSSRGPVTIAYPTSTTRQKPDLAGVDRVAVSGAGNFGTIFSGTSASAPHIAAVAAQIWGYDKDMSAAEVRSILYESAEDVESSGFDYLSGYGRVDALNVFTRYVNRAPILAAVEDQELNETESIEINLIATDMDGDDLTYSTDASFGTLTGNVFSWTPTYDDAGTYTVQFSVTDGKYTTSKTATIKVNNVDRAPELEFIDNKAIDENSLLEFTVSANDPDGDTVAYSVAGLPSGAVFDANTRLFSWTPSTEAAGNYQVTFTAEANGLSDSESITITVGDIGSAPQLDPIGNKNLNENELLEFVVSATDPEGDAITYSTAGLPEGATFDANTRAFSWRPDYNDSGSYSIDFVAEAGNLTDSETVTITVNNVDREPEMSAIGNKVVNENESLSFMISATDIDNDPISYLAVNLPAGASLNNVTGEFNWVPTYSDSGEYNVVFIAASNGLIKSENVLITVHNVDRAPEFAAISDKEADENQLLTFNISATDEDGDIVSYSSDSLPEGAELDSETGDFSWTPDAAGNYNITFIAESNGLKDSETITINVLDSAPLISNLEEKDANSNSITLAWTSSSDVSLVEVYRNSTIIGNVTGSVSQYVDRNLNSDTTYEYSLVPYDVSGNKGTAISITLHTSSLSSSNSGSGGSSTSSSSTSKKSSGSGGGGGSSGSTEAYENIAVKDVATEYLGIDSNVTYEFNGEGNDILAITFHSLKNSGEITSTIEVLNNKSKSVNSEPEGIIYKYLNIWIGKSGFATASNIEDARIKFRVSNSWIEEMGVSSENIRLERYNGAEWEVLPTKFESRTTDYSIFESTTPGFSPFVIIAEKVLAAPVSSDAESEPTQIENTGPIESQPEKSNIWTIVISMLAIALLVIGYSYMKNRNN
- a CDS encoding PGF-pre-PGF domain-containing protein, whose protein sequence is MQIKVSRSVHFGLMLLILIAATGICSAANVNVDLVSQFSEDISDVAVDGSYAYVGQGENFVILDITDITNIFEVGRITAPSDIEGIAVSGTNAYLADGESGIVVLDVSTPSSPAILGSYATEYSILDVSVSGNYVYAADSSNLIIVDVTNPSSPTLVGSYDTIGSANGVAISGNYAYVSDDSKAIFDGSNGLSIIDVSNPSSPSLVGTYDSIYAYDAFVSGNYAYVADSNGLAILDVSNPSSPTLAGSYSGNGDSNAVEVSGNYAYLIDSGGLVILDISNPVSLLNMGSYGEDYAADVSVSDGYAFVADYSNGLVIVKLGSASGTAVSGDNSTAPEEETDERPSISEIGDKSVNVNELLEFMISATSPDGSEITYSARGLPTGATLDKTAGAFSWVPDTAGSYIVTFDAESNGLTDSETITIIVSGSGVSSEGSDISELSGKDISSNSITLTWSNSADIDTVGLYRDDVHIGNITGSTSTYADTGLASGTSYAYSLLPYYTNGTQGIVARITLSTSSSSSSGSDSSSNSGSSSGSSSSSGSSSGSSSTTSSSSGGGGGGSGNAENFENIVLKDVSNEYLRTNSNTTYEFSREGNPIESISFYSLKNSGEVTTSIEVLKNQSQFSNSSPEGLIYKYVNIWVGKSGFATESNIKDAQVKFKVNSSWVEEMGLSPEGIRLQRYDGTSWEVLPTTLQNETAGYLVFESQTSGFSPFVIIGDKNAGASLNTTDQNLKTPESETPSVAVPTESQSNVQTQPDKSNILVPVMAILGIGLLVVGSLYMRRS